From the Hymenobacter yonginensis genome, one window contains:
- a CDS encoding bifunctional metallophosphatase/5'-nucleotidase — MNRRDFLKNSGLGAASLGLLGLNSLPAVAADAKAGRLVILHTNDMHSRVEPFPANAAQWAGMGGMAHRAALIKQIRAQEPNVLLLDSGDIWQGTPYFNFFQGEVEYKLMTQMAYDASTLGNHDFDNGLEGLQKQLPNAGFPFLIANYDFSDTILAGKFQPYKVFEKAGHRIGVFGIGIEMAGLVADKNFGATKYLDPIAVAKDMVAKLRGAEKCDLVICLSHLGYKYESAKLDDFKLAAGAPGIDLILGGHTHTFLEKPDVVVAANGHQTLINQVGWSGINLGRLDYTFERGTRRPSVAAAAVVPIQAA; from the coding sequence GTGAATCGTCGCGACTTTCTGAAAAATAGTGGCCTGGGAGCCGCCAGCCTGGGTTTGTTGGGGTTGAACAGCCTACCGGCCGTAGCCGCCGATGCCAAAGCCGGTCGCCTGGTTATTCTGCACACCAACGACATGCACTCGCGCGTGGAACCCTTCCCGGCCAACGCCGCGCAGTGGGCCGGCATGGGCGGCATGGCCCACCGGGCCGCGCTCATCAAGCAGATCCGGGCCCAGGAGCCCAACGTGCTGCTGCTGGATTCCGGCGACATCTGGCAGGGCACGCCCTACTTCAACTTCTTCCAGGGCGAAGTGGAGTACAAGCTCATGACCCAGATGGCCTACGACGCCAGCACCCTCGGCAACCACGACTTCGACAACGGCCTCGAAGGCCTGCAGAAGCAGCTGCCCAACGCCGGCTTCCCGTTCCTGATTGCCAACTACGACTTCTCCGATACCATTCTGGCCGGCAAGTTCCAGCCCTATAAAGTGTTCGAAAAGGCCGGTCACCGCATCGGGGTGTTCGGTATCGGCATTGAGATGGCCGGGCTGGTGGCCGACAAGAACTTCGGCGCCACCAAGTACCTCGACCCGATTGCGGTAGCCAAAGACATGGTGGCCAAGCTGCGCGGTGCCGAAAAGTGCGACCTGGTGATCTGCCTGTCGCACCTGGGCTACAAGTACGAGTCGGCCAAGCTCGACGACTTCAAGCTGGCCGCCGGCGCCCCCGGCATCGACCTGATTCTGGGCGGCCACACCCACACCTTCCTGGAAAAGCCCGACGTGGTGGTAGCCGCCAACGGCCATCAGACCCTCATCAACCAGGTGGGCTGGTCGGGCATCAACCTCGGCCGCCTCGACTACACGTTTGAGCGCGGCACCCGCCGCCCAAGCGTGGCTGCGGCCGCTGTAGTGCCCATTCAGGCAGCCTGA
- a CDS encoding OsmC family peroxiredoxin gives MINQRGTAVWNGDIKGSGEIATQSGTVKAPYSVGARFEGQKGTNPEELIGAAHAGCYTMFLTSILTKDGKAVKQIHTESKVTLDTSGEVPKVVKISLTTEGQVEGISQEEFQQYAEKAKENCPISVLLKAVPEMELAAAKLK, from the coding sequence ATGATCAACCAACGTGGCACGGCCGTCTGGAACGGCGACATTAAAGGCAGCGGCGAAATTGCCACCCAGAGCGGCACCGTAAAAGCCCCCTACTCGGTAGGTGCGCGCTTCGAGGGCCAGAAAGGCACCAACCCCGAGGAGCTCATCGGCGCGGCCCACGCCGGCTGCTACACCATGTTCCTGACCAGCATCCTCACCAAAGATGGCAAAGCCGTCAAGCAGATCCACACCGAGTCTAAAGTAACCCTGGACACCTCGGGCGAGGTGCCGAAAGTGGTAAAAATCAGCCTGACCACTGAAGGCCAAGTAGAAGGCATCTCGCAGGAGGAATTCCAGCAGTACGCCGAGAAGGCCAAGGAAAACTGCCCTATTTCAGTCCTGCTGAAAGCCGTACCGGAAATGGAGCTGGCCGCGGCTAAGCTGAAGTAA
- a CDS encoding GH3 auxin-responsive promoter family protein gives MGLKSVLSRPLAAYVARQYAQWQQDPIGTQQRVLRGLLAQGARTAFGRDHDLATARTAQDLAARVPVRDYEALKPYFERVKAGEADVLWPGKPLYLAKTSGTTSGAKYIPLTKDSIPNHINGARDALLHYVHRTGKSRFLDGKLMFLSGSPELETVGGIHTGRLSGIVNHHVPAYLRRNQLPSYATNVIEDWETKLDRIVDETLPAPMTLISGIPPWVQMYFDRIVQRTGRPVGEVFPGFDLFVYGGVNFEPYRKKLFDTIGRPVDSVELFPASEGFFAFQDEPGNPGLLLLLDAGIFYEFIPAERFFEPNPPRLTLAEVELDRQYALVLSSNAGLWGYSIGDTVRFVSKYPFRVVVSGRIKHFLSAFGEHVIGEEVEQTLREAMRQHPEAEVVEFTVAPRVSDDPAVPSRHEWLVEFARHPHDPAAFAAALDTGLRQRNTYYDDLLAGHILAPLLLTLLPAGAFQRYMKSQGKLGGQNKVPRLSNDRTLAEGLLGVG, from the coding sequence ATGGGTCTGAAATCCGTTCTGAGCCGGCCGCTGGCCGCCTACGTTGCCCGCCAGTACGCCCAGTGGCAGCAGGACCCTATCGGCACGCAGCAGCGGGTGCTGCGCGGGCTGCTGGCGCAGGGCGCCCGCACCGCCTTCGGCCGCGACCATGACCTGGCCACGGCCCGCACCGCCCAGGACCTGGCCGCCCGCGTGCCCGTGCGCGACTACGAAGCTTTGAAGCCGTATTTCGAGCGGGTGAAGGCCGGTGAGGCCGATGTGCTTTGGCCCGGCAAGCCGCTGTATCTGGCCAAAACCTCGGGCACCACGTCCGGCGCCAAGTACATCCCGCTGACCAAGGACAGCATCCCGAACCATATCAACGGGGCGCGGGATGCCCTGCTCCACTACGTGCACCGCACCGGCAAAAGCCGGTTTCTGGATGGCAAGCTGATGTTTCTGTCGGGCTCGCCGGAGCTGGAAACGGTGGGCGGCATCCACACGGGCCGGCTCTCGGGCATTGTCAACCACCACGTGCCGGCCTACCTACGCCGCAACCAGCTGCCCAGCTACGCCACCAACGTCATCGAGGACTGGGAAACCAAGCTCGACCGGATTGTGGACGAAACCCTGCCGGCGCCCATGACTCTGATTTCGGGAATTCCGCCCTGGGTGCAGATGTACTTCGACCGGATTGTGCAGCGCACGGGCCGGCCAGTGGGGGAGGTGTTCCCCGGCTTCGACCTGTTCGTGTACGGCGGCGTCAACTTCGAGCCCTATCGCAAAAAGCTGTTCGACACCATCGGCCGGCCCGTGGACAGCGTGGAGCTGTTTCCGGCCTCTGAGGGCTTCTTCGCCTTCCAGGACGAGCCCGGCAACCCTGGCCTACTGCTGCTGCTGGACGCGGGCATCTTCTATGAGTTCATCCCGGCCGAGCGGTTCTTCGAGCCCAACCCGCCGCGCCTGACGCTGGCCGAGGTGGAGCTGGACCGTCAGTATGCGCTGGTGCTGAGCAGCAACGCCGGCCTCTGGGGCTACTCCATCGGCGACACGGTGCGCTTCGTGAGTAAGTACCCGTTTCGGGTGGTGGTGTCGGGCCGCATCAAACATTTTCTGTCGGCTTTTGGTGAGCATGTCATCGGCGAGGAAGTGGAGCAGACCCTGCGCGAAGCCATGCGCCAGCACCCCGAAGCGGAAGTGGTGGAATTCACCGTGGCCCCCCGCGTCAGCGACGACCCCGCCGTGCCCTCCCGCCACGAGTGGCTGGTGGAATTCGCCCGTCATCCCCACGATCCTGCCGCCTTCGCCGCCGCCCTCGACACGGGCCTGCGCCAGCGCAACACCTACTACGACGACCTGCTGGCCGGCCACATTCTGGCTCCGCTGCTGCTCACGCTGCTGCCGGCCGGGGCCTTCCAGCGCTACATGAAAAGCCAGGGCAAACTCGGCGGCCAGAACAAAGTGCCCCGCCTGAGCAATGACCGGACGCTAGCCGAGGGGCTGCTGGGCGTTGGGTGA
- a CDS encoding 5'-nucleotidase C-terminal domain-containing protein, which yields MQLLRSRTAALSLLAAVALFPACQRATYVAKPQLAPTTAQPVSSSLPDDATAAATIAPYRQRVTEQMTTVLGTAPVAITKNPGESPLANFVADLQRVRAARETGQAMDLGVMTNGGLRAPLPAGAITTGSVFELMPFENELVVLEAPGEVVQQLFTYAARVKMAVSGATYTATADGKPTDIRIGGQPFNPAQDRLYTIAISDYLAGGGDQLTFFKALKPRGTGVLLRTAIIDHIRDLTKAGKPVEAKAEGRVKF from the coding sequence ATGCAACTCCTTCGTTCCCGGACGGCTGCGCTTAGCCTGCTGGCGGCTGTGGCCCTGTTTCCTGCCTGCCAGCGCGCCACCTACGTTGCCAAGCCGCAGCTGGCCCCCACCACGGCCCAGCCCGTAAGCAGCAGCCTGCCCGACGACGCCACGGCCGCCGCCACCATTGCGCCTTACCGCCAGCGCGTCACCGAGCAGATGACCACCGTGCTGGGCACGGCTCCGGTGGCCATCACCAAGAATCCGGGCGAGTCGCCGCTGGCCAACTTCGTAGCGGATTTGCAGCGGGTGCGCGCCGCCCGCGAAACCGGCCAGGCCATGGATCTGGGCGTGATGACCAATGGTGGCCTGCGCGCCCCGCTGCCGGCCGGTGCCATCACCACCGGCTCGGTGTTCGAGCTGATGCCGTTTGAGAATGAGCTGGTGGTGCTGGAAGCTCCCGGCGAAGTGGTGCAGCAGCTCTTTACCTATGCGGCCCGCGTGAAAATGGCCGTGTCGGGCGCCACTTACACCGCTACGGCGGATGGCAAGCCCACCGATATCCGCATCGGCGGCCAGCCCTTCAACCCCGCCCAGGACCGCCTCTACACCATCGCCATCAGCGACTATCTGGCTGGCGGCGGCGACCAGCTCACGTTCTTCAAGGCCCTCAAGCCCCGCGGCACCGGCGTGCTGCTGCGCACCGCCATCATCGACCACATCCGGGACCTCACCAAAGCCGGCAAGCCGGTAGAGGCCAAAGCCGAAGGCCGCGTGAAATTCTAA
- a CDS encoding methylmalonyl-CoA mutase family protein, whose amino-acid sequence MSDTPHFAPVTFSEFEPVTTAAWQARIERDLKGADPATLRWLTPDGFTLEPFYHREALDALPEQPAPQLRLTAGNRWRNVPAYAVPALNNGHAAIRRAAEALTRGAEGAHFVLADAAAFDVEFLHEQLPLADTYIGYSLTASPAALVRQLLETGTPMLRGFLQFDPITNHLPDLTGQLRELREVLHLTKGMPDFRALTLDVAYYGNRGATASQQIAFALAAAATYLSELPDDTLSVADVAAALRVHTATNPNYFFELAKLRALRQVWATLCHAYGLPPEAAQVPILAETASWSQTTLDSHTNLLRVTTEAMSAVLGGADVLSVRPFDALYQAPNEFSDRLARNLSVLLREEAGLGAVADPAAGSYYLETLTDTLAREAWALFQRLQAEGGLPAAIGLAMQELHQAAQAQFRRIANGEQVVVGTNRFQNPKEKFSFNPKKLLRSPEFDSTRATYPSEVLRLATSLHFERREKKKKRATVVLLGAHTNQLIVESFLRLLPAAERPELRESHPEGTLSVLFSSAEQATLMYATPEQFARLARFVRNIPDDADFLPPTLLTADLATLQEAVRVFGFQEFTVQGYSTEDVLARLQGKK is encoded by the coding sequence ATGTCCGATACGCCGCATTTCGCGCCCGTCACCTTTTCGGAGTTTGAACCTGTCACGACAGCCGCCTGGCAGGCCCGCATCGAGCGGGACCTGAAGGGCGCCGACCCGGCCACCCTGCGCTGGCTCACCCCCGACGGCTTCACGCTGGAGCCCTTCTACCACCGCGAAGCCCTGGACGCCCTGCCCGAGCAACCCGCCCCGCAGCTGCGCCTTACGGCCGGCAACCGTTGGCGCAACGTGCCCGCCTACGCCGTGCCGGCCCTCAATAACGGCCACGCCGCCATCCGGCGCGCCGCCGAGGCCCTGACCCGCGGGGCCGAGGGCGCCCACTTCGTGCTGGCCGATGCCGCGGCGTTCGACGTGGAGTTTCTGCACGAGCAGCTGCCCCTCGCCGACACCTATATAGGCTACTCGCTCACGGCCAGCCCCGCCGCGCTGGTGCGGCAATTGCTGGAAACCGGCACGCCCATGCTGCGCGGCTTTCTGCAATTCGACCCCATTACCAACCACCTGCCTGACCTGACGGGCCAGCTGCGGGAGCTGCGCGAGGTGCTGCATCTCACCAAAGGCATGCCCGATTTCCGGGCCCTCACGCTGGACGTGGCCTACTACGGCAACCGCGGCGCCACGGCCTCGCAGCAGATAGCCTTTGCGCTGGCAGCAGCGGCCACCTACCTCAGCGAATTGCCCGACGACACGCTGAGCGTGGCCGACGTGGCGGCGGCGCTGCGGGTGCACACAGCCACCAACCCCAACTACTTTTTCGAACTGGCCAAGCTCCGGGCGTTGCGCCAGGTGTGGGCCACGCTCTGCCACGCCTACGGCCTGCCGCCCGAAGCGGCGCAGGTGCCCATCCTGGCCGAAACCGCTTCCTGGAGCCAGACCACTCTTGACTCCCACACCAACCTGCTGCGCGTGACCACCGAGGCCATGAGCGCTGTGCTGGGCGGAGCCGACGTGCTCAGCGTACGCCCCTTCGATGCACTCTACCAAGCCCCGAACGAGTTTTCGGACCGGCTGGCGCGCAACCTCTCGGTGCTGCTGCGCGAAGAAGCCGGCCTAGGCGCCGTAGCTGACCCCGCCGCCGGCTCCTACTACCTCGAAACCCTCACCGACACGCTAGCGCGCGAGGCCTGGGCCCTGTTTCAGCGGCTGCAGGCTGAAGGCGGCCTGCCGGCGGCCATTGGCCTGGCCATGCAGGAGCTGCACCAGGCCGCGCAGGCGCAGTTCCGGCGCATCGCCAACGGCGAGCAGGTGGTGGTGGGCACCAACCGGTTTCAGAATCCTAAGGAGAAATTCAGCTTCAACCCCAAGAAGCTGCTGCGCAGCCCGGAGTTCGACTCTACGCGGGCCACGTATCCGTCGGAGGTGCTGCGGCTGGCTACCAGCCTGCACTTCGAGCGGCGCGAGAAAAAGAAGAAGCGCGCAACGGTGGTGCTGCTGGGCGCCCACACCAACCAGCTGATTGTGGAGTCGTTTCTGCGGCTGCTGCCGGCCGCCGAGCGGCCCGAGCTGCGGGAGTCGCACCCGGAAGGCACGCTGTCGGTGCTGTTTTCCTCAGCCGAGCAGGCCACGCTGATGTACGCCACACCTGAACAGTTTGCCCGCCTCGCGCGCTTTGTCCGCAACATCCCCGACGACGCCGACTTCCTGCCCCCCACCCTGCTCACCGCCGACCTGGCCACGCTGCAGGAAGCCGTCCGTGTGTTCGGCTTCCAGGAATTCACCGTGCAGGGCTACAGCACCGAAGACGTGCTGGCGCGGCTGCAGGGGAAGAAATAG
- a CDS encoding 3-oxoacyl-ACP synthase → MINQLIKPTLHALCLAYVQERIDACQAAIRAAQESANSETKSSAGDKYETGRAMAQNERDRNAIQLQQAQQLQGELQRINPALPCDTVRPGALVRTSMGTFYLGISAGKLTVEEQDYFAVSAAAPVAAALAGKRAGESAVFNGKPVRIEAIA, encoded by the coding sequence ATGATAAATCAGTTAATCAAACCCACCCTCCACGCCCTCTGCCTGGCCTACGTGCAAGAGCGCATCGACGCCTGCCAGGCCGCCATCCGGGCCGCTCAGGAATCTGCCAACTCCGAAACCAAGAGCAGCGCCGGCGACAAGTACGAAACCGGCCGCGCCATGGCCCAGAACGAGCGGGACCGGAACGCCATCCAGCTCCAGCAGGCCCAGCAGCTCCAGGGCGAGCTGCAGCGCATCAACCCCGCCCTGCCCTGCGACACCGTGCGGCCCGGGGCGCTGGTGCGTACCAGCATGGGCACGTTCTACCTCGGCATCAGCGCGGGCAAGCTCACAGTAGAGGAGCAGGACTACTTTGCTGTATCAGCTGCCGCGCCGGTAGCGGCGGCACTGGCCGGCAAGCGGGCCGGGGAGTCAGCCGTGTTCAACGGCAAGCCGGTCCGGATTGAAGCCATTGCGTAG
- the dnaA gene encoding chromosomal replication initiator protein DnaA, which yields MLKDCRTVWANCLRVIKANIGEQSYRTWFMPIMPVHLQNNVLIIQVPSTYFYEFLEEHYVEELKRAIHQELGPDGRLEYSIVVDQGNSQNQPRTLNLPTARKAAGPADVATPAAALASGPMSSSARHVAGAAAAPVSSATTLRNPFEASKAIDRNYLHSQLNGSYTFENYIEGDCNRLARSAGLAVANKPGTTSFNPLMVYGGVGLGKTHLVQAIGNHIKSSNSDKFVLYVSAEKFTNQFIESLRANAVQDFANFYLLVDILILDDVQFLSGKDKTQEMFFHIFNHLHQAGKQIVMTSDRPPRDLVGLEDRLLSRFKWGLTADLQSPDFETRMAIIQNKMQQDGIDIPPQVVEYLAHSVNTNVRELEGVLISLVAQSSLNRREIDLEMAKQALRHIIEEVEAEVNIDFIQKTCAEYFSVPLDLLKAKTRKKEVVTARQVAMYFAKEHTSHSLKSIGHHFGGRDHSTVIHSVQTVSDLIDSDKNFRSQIVELRKKFAGR from the coding sequence ATGCTGAAGGATTGCCGTACAGTCTGGGCCAATTGCCTTCGCGTCATCAAAGCGAATATTGGTGAGCAGAGCTACCGAACGTGGTTCATGCCCATCATGCCGGTGCATTTGCAGAACAACGTGCTCATCATTCAGGTGCCGAGCACGTATTTCTACGAGTTTCTGGAGGAGCACTACGTGGAGGAGCTGAAGCGGGCCATCCACCAGGAGCTGGGCCCCGACGGGCGGCTGGAATATAGCATCGTGGTCGACCAGGGCAACAGCCAGAACCAGCCCCGCACCCTCAACCTGCCCACCGCCCGTAAGGCCGCCGGCCCCGCCGATGTAGCCACCCCGGCCGCAGCCTTGGCCAGCGGCCCCATGTCGTCGTCGGCGCGGCACGTGGCGGGCGCGGCGGCGGCGCCGGTTTCGTCGGCCACCACGCTGCGCAACCCCTTCGAGGCCAGCAAGGCCATCGACCGCAACTATCTGCACTCGCAGCTCAACGGCAGCTACACCTTCGAAAACTACATTGAGGGCGACTGCAACCGGCTGGCGCGCTCGGCGGGCCTCGCCGTGGCCAACAAGCCCGGCACCACCAGCTTCAACCCGCTGATGGTGTACGGCGGCGTGGGCCTCGGCAAAACCCACCTTGTGCAGGCCATCGGCAACCACATCAAAAGCTCCAACTCCGACAAGTTCGTGCTCTACGTGTCGGCCGAGAAGTTCACCAACCAGTTCATCGAGAGCTTGCGCGCCAACGCCGTGCAGGACTTCGCGAACTTCTACCTGCTGGTGGATATTCTGATTCTCGACGACGTGCAGTTTCTGTCGGGCAAGGACAAGACGCAGGAGATGTTCTTTCACATCTTCAACCACCTGCACCAGGCCGGCAAGCAGATTGTGATGACCTCGGACCGTCCGCCGCGCGACCTGGTAGGGCTGGAGGACCGGTTGCTGTCCCGCTTCAAGTGGGGCCTGACGGCTGACCTGCAAAGCCCCGACTTCGAGACGCGCATGGCCATCATCCAGAACAAAATGCAGCAGGATGGCATCGACATCCCGCCGCAGGTGGTGGAGTACCTGGCGCACTCCGTGAACACCAACGTGCGCGAGCTGGAAGGCGTGCTGATTTCGCTGGTGGCCCAGAGCAGCCTCAACCGCCGCGAAATCGACCTGGAAATGGCCAAGCAGGCCCTGCGCCACATCATCGAGGAAGTGGAGGCCGAAGTCAACATCGACTTCATCCAGAAAACCTGCGCCGAATATTTCAGCGTGCCGCTGGATTTGCTGAAAGCCAAAACCCGCAAAAAGGAAGTCGTGACGGCCCGGCAGGTGGCCATGTACTTCGCCAAGGAGCACACCAGCCACTCGCTCAAGAGCATCGGCCACCACTTCGGCGGCCGCGACCATAGCACCGTCATCCACTCCGTCCAGACCGTGTCGGATTTGATTGACTCTGATAAGAACTTCCGCAGCCAGATTGTGGAGCTGCGCAAGAAATTTGCCGGCCGCTAG
- a CDS encoding 1-deoxy-D-xylulose-5-phosphate reductoisomerase: protein MPSEFPKRVSLLGSTGSIGTQALDVVRAQPGRFLVSALSAQSNADLLVAQAREFRPAAVVIGDEAKYQQVRDALAGQPETEVLAGAAALTEVAARPDTEVVLTAMVGYAGLLPTVAAIRAGKDIALANKETLVVAGQLITGLVQEHGVRLLPVDSEHSAIFQCLVGEEQNPIEKIILTASGGPFRGRSREQLAQVTKAQALKHPNWDMGAKITIDSASLMNKGLEVMEAKWLFGLRNDQIEVVVHPQSIIHSLVQFEDGSLKAQLGLPDMKLPIQYALGYPQRLPNDFPRFRFLDYPQLTFEPADTAAFRNLALAFAAMERGGNAPCILNAANEVAVAAFLRDEVGFLRMSDVVEECLIRVSYLANPSLDDYVLTDKEARRVAQEVIG from the coding sequence ATGCCCTCTGAATTCCCCAAACGCGTCAGTCTGCTGGGCTCCACCGGCTCTATCGGCACCCAGGCCCTCGACGTGGTGCGCGCCCAGCCCGGGCGGTTTCTCGTTTCGGCCCTTTCGGCGCAGTCCAACGCCGACTTGCTCGTAGCGCAGGCGCGCGAGTTCCGGCCCGCCGCCGTGGTCATCGGCGACGAAGCCAAGTACCAGCAGGTGCGCGACGCCCTGGCCGGGCAGCCTGAAACCGAGGTGCTGGCCGGCGCGGCCGCTCTCACCGAAGTAGCCGCCCGCCCCGACACCGAAGTGGTGCTCACGGCCATGGTGGGCTACGCCGGGCTGCTGCCCACGGTGGCCGCCATCCGGGCCGGCAAAGACATTGCGCTGGCCAACAAGGAAACCCTAGTGGTGGCCGGCCAGCTCATCACCGGGCTGGTGCAGGAGCACGGCGTGCGCCTGCTTCCCGTTGATTCCGAGCACTCCGCCATTTTTCAGTGCTTGGTGGGGGAGGAGCAGAACCCCATCGAGAAAATCATCCTCACGGCTTCGGGCGGCCCGTTTCGGGGCCGCAGCCGCGAGCAGCTGGCTCAGGTCACGAAGGCTCAGGCCCTCAAGCACCCCAACTGGGACATGGGCGCCAAAATTACCATCGACTCGGCCTCGCTCATGAACAAGGGCCTGGAGGTGATGGAGGCCAAGTGGCTGTTTGGGCTGCGCAACGACCAGATTGAGGTGGTGGTGCACCCGCAGAGCATCATTCACTCGCTGGTGCAGTTTGAGGATGGCTCCCTAAAGGCCCAACTCGGGCTGCCCGATATGAAGCTGCCCATTCAGTACGCGCTGGGCTACCCGCAACGGCTGCCCAACGACTTCCCGCGCTTCCGCTTCCTCGACTACCCCCAGCTCACTTTCGAGCCGGCCGATACGGCCGCCTTCCGAAACCTGGCGCTGGCGTTTGCGGCCATGGAGCGCGGCGGCAACGCCCCCTGCATCCTCAACGCCGCCAACGAAGTAGCCGTAGCGGCCTTCCTGCGCGATGAGGTCGGTTTTCTACGAATGTCGGACGTGGTGGAGGAGTGCCTGATCCGGGTTTCGTACCTTGCCAATCCGTCGCTCGACGACTACGTGCTTACTGACAAGGAGGCACGGCGCGTCGCGCAGGAAGTCATTGGCTGA
- the rseP gene encoding RIP metalloprotease RseP, whose protein sequence is MEILIMAGQMLLGLSILVGLHEFGHFATAKYFKIRVDKFYIFFDFLFPLPNVLNFALVKKKIGETEYGIGWFPLGGYVAIHGMIDETQDADSLAAEPQPNEFRAKPAWQRLIVMLGGIIMNVITGVLIFTLLTYSQGDTYLPASEVRYGILPSKLGEEMGFRAGDKIVKINGRPFTEFNDVYSPDVMMGSNSFYTVERQGQLVDVPVPANFLDRLSDQGPERFVMPRNPFAVDRVNSGSPAAVGGLLPNDRIVQLDNKKVEFFPEFQKDLLARAGKPVKLTVERAGALKTLDITVDEEGHLGFFPKSLLKESVRYYSFGESVPVGTKKAFGVITNQITAFGKIFKGEASFRKSVGGPWEIAQQYGPTWDWVWFWTMTGMLSMVLAFMNLLPIPALDGGHVVFLLYEMVAGRKPSDRFMENAQKVGMMMLLTLMAFVLIINPILKKIGI, encoded by the coding sequence TTGGAAATTCTCATCATGGCCGGGCAAATGCTGCTGGGCCTTTCCATTCTGGTTGGCTTGCACGAGTTCGGACACTTCGCAACCGCCAAATACTTTAAAATCCGGGTCGATAAGTTTTACATCTTCTTCGACTTCCTTTTTCCGCTGCCGAACGTGCTCAACTTCGCGTTGGTGAAGAAAAAAATCGGCGAAACGGAGTATGGCATCGGCTGGTTTCCGCTGGGCGGCTATGTGGCCATCCACGGCATGATCGACGAAACGCAGGACGCCGACAGCCTCGCCGCCGAGCCTCAGCCCAACGAGTTCCGGGCCAAGCCCGCCTGGCAGCGCCTGATTGTGATGCTGGGCGGCATCATCATGAATGTCATCACCGGCGTCCTCATCTTCACGCTGCTCACTTACTCGCAGGGCGATACGTACCTGCCGGCTTCCGAGGTGCGCTACGGCATCCTGCCCAGCAAGCTGGGCGAGGAAATGGGCTTCCGCGCCGGCGACAAAATCGTGAAAATCAACGGCCGCCCCTTCACCGAGTTCAACGACGTGTACAGCCCTGACGTGATGATGGGCTCCAACTCGTTCTACACCGTGGAGCGCCAGGGCCAGCTGGTTGACGTGCCCGTGCCGGCCAACTTCCTGGACCGCCTCTCCGACCAGGGCCCCGAGCGGTTTGTGATGCCCCGCAACCCGTTTGCCGTGGACCGGGTGAATTCCGGCAGCCCCGCCGCCGTGGGCGGCCTGCTCCCCAACGACCGGATCGTGCAGCTCGACAACAAGAAGGTGGAGTTCTTCCCCGAGTTTCAGAAAGACCTGCTAGCCCGCGCCGGCAAGCCCGTGAAGCTGACCGTGGAGCGCGCCGGTGCCCTGAAAACGCTGGACATCACCGTGGACGAAGAAGGCCACCTGGGCTTCTTCCCCAAGTCGCTGCTCAAGGAATCGGTGCGCTACTACTCCTTCGGCGAGTCGGTGCCGGTGGGCACCAAAAAGGCCTTTGGCGTCATCACCAACCAGATTACGGCCTTCGGCAAGATCTTCAAGGGCGAGGCTTCGTTCCGCAAGTCGGTGGGCGGCCCTTGGGAAATTGCCCAGCAGTACGGACCCACCTGGGACTGGGTCTGGTTCTGGACCATGACCGGTATGCTCTCGATGGTGCTGGCCTTCATGAACCTGCTGCCCATCCCGGCCCTCGACGGTGGCCATGTGGTGTTCTTGCTCTACGAAATGGTAGCTGGCCGCAAGCCTTCCGACCGGTTCATGGAGAATGCCCAGAAAGTAGGCATGATGATGCTGCTGACGCTTATGGCCTTCGTGCTTATCATCAACCCCATCCTGAAGAAAATCGGGATTTAA